The following proteins come from a genomic window of Gossypium raimondii isolate GPD5lz chromosome 5, ASM2569854v1, whole genome shotgun sequence:
- the LOC105768871 gene encoding transcription factor bHLH162 isoform X1: protein MNDNPNVSSRPDRKVIERNRRTQMKALYSELYSLLPRHSSRESKSLPDQLHEAASYIKKLQINLERMKEKKDSLMSVERLRNTRSRMTGKVPKSPQIQIHEMGSSLVIGLTTESNSRFLFTQTIRVLQEEGAEIVNAGFSVVDDTVFHIINLTVAIIGHESAPDYGGGRRISERLNKFLNDADA from the exons ATGAACGACAACCCTAATGTTTCCTCAAGACCAGATAGAAAAGTCATCGAGAGAAACAGGAGAACTCAAATGAAAGCTCTCTATTCCGAGCTCTATTCTCTCTTACCCCGTCACAGCTCTAGG GAATCAAAATCACTGCCTGATCAGCTACATGAAGCTGCAAGCTATATAAAAAAGTTGCAGATAAACTTGGAGAgaatgaaggaaaagaaagataGCTTAATGAGTGTAGAGAGGTTGAGGAACACAAGAAGCAGGATGACCGGCAAAGTGCCGAAATCTCCTCAAATTCAGATTCATGAAATGGGTTCTTCATTGGTGATCGGGTTGACGACAGAGTCCAACAGTCGGTTCCTTTTTACTCAGACAATTCGTGTTCTTCAGGAAGAAGGAGCCGAGATTGTTAATGCCGGTTTCTCCGTTGTTGACGATACCGTGTTCCATATTATAAATCTTACGGTAGCCATT ATCGGGCATGAATCAGCACCAGATTATGGGGGGGGCAGGAGGATATCAGAGAGATTAAATAAGTTTCTGAATGATGCAGATGCATGA
- the LOC105768869 gene encoding eukaryotic translation initiation factor 3 subunit D — protein MVGVFEVGAVPFNPDGWGPPESTTATPPSTTTTLPPHVPYATFSRSERLGRIADFTRSFSSSNANASNRPSSGKAGSADSPFDFSLDLDAFPLANPDDGSAFRLVDTKPTPRPKFGPKWRFNQHRPQLPQRRDEEVEARKREAEKERARRDRLYNLNRSNQNQQRREAAIFKSSVDIQPEWNMLEQIPFSTFTKLSFSVSDPEDLLLCGALEYYDRSFDRITPKNERRLERFKNRNFFKVTTTDDPVIRRLANEDKATVFATDTILATLMCAPRSVYSWDIVVQRVGNKLFFDKRDGSQLDLLSVHETSQEPLPEAKDDINSAYSLSVEAAYINQNFSQQVLVRDGNKVSFDEPNPFANEGDEVASVAYRYRRWKLDGDMYLVARCEVQSVVEVNNKNSFVTLNALNEFDPKYSGVDWRQKLETQRGAVLATELKNNANKLAKWTAQAILASADLMKLGYVTRVHPRDHFNHVILGVVGYKPRDFASQINLNTSNMWGIVKSIVDLCMKLNEGKYVLVKDPSKPQVRIYEVPADAFENDYVEEPLPEEEQVQPPSEDAEGVEANETTTDDKEIEAQT, from the coding sequence ATGGTGGGAGTTTTTGAAGTAGGAGCTGTTCCATTTAATCCCGACGGTTGGGGTCCACCCGAATCAACCACCGCTACCCCACCAAGCACGACCACCACACTCCCTCCCCATGTCCCTTACGCCACCTTCTCCCGTTCCGAGAGGCTCGGCCGAATCGCTGACTTCACCCGTTCTTTCTCCTCTTCGAACGCCAACGCATCTAATCGTCCTTCCTCCGGGAAAGCCGGCTCAGCCGATTCCCCCTTCGATTTCTCTCTCGACCTCGACGCCTTCCCTCTCGCTAACCCCGACGATGGTTCCGCCTTCCGTTTAGTCGACACGAAGCCTACTCCTCGTCCTAAATTTGGCCCTAAATGGCGTTTTAATCAACACCGACCTCAACTCCCCCAACGACGCGATGAAGAAGTCGAGGCCCGGAAAAGAGAGGCCGAGAAAGAGCGAGCCCGTCGCGACCGTCTTTATAATCTCAACCGGTCCAATCAGAACCAGCAACGTCGTGAAGCTGCCATCTTCAAATCCTCCGTTGATATCCAACCTGAATGGAACATGCTCGAACAAATTCCCTTCTCAACATTCACCAAATTATCCTTCTCCGTCTCCGACCCCGAAGATTTACTTCTCTGTGGCGCTTTGGAGTATTACGATAGGTCCTTTGATCGAATCACCCCGAAGAACGAACGGAGACTCGAGAGGTTCAAAAACAGAAACTTCTTTAAAGTCACCACAACCGACGATCCGGTCATCCGAAGATTGGCCAATGAGGATAAAGCAACTGTTTTTGCGACTGATACGATTCTGGCAACTTTAATGTGTGCCCCCAGGTCTGTTTATTCCTGGGATATTGTTGTTCAACGTGTTGGGAATAAACTGTTCTTCGATAAAAGAGATGGGTCGCAATTAGATTTATTGTCCGTCCACGAGACCTCTCAGGAGCCATTACCTGAAGCTAAAGATGATATTAACTCTGCTTATTCGTTGAGTGTGGAAGCGGCTTATATAAATCAGAATTTTTCACAGCAGGTTCTGGTTAGGGATGGGAATAAGGTGAGTTTTGATGAGCCAAATCCGTTCGCCAATGAAGGTGATGAGGTTGCTTCTGTGGCATATAGGTATAGAAGGTGGAAGCTTGATGGTGATATGTATTTAGTCGCAAGGTGTGAGGTTCAGAGTGTTGTTGAGGTTAACAACAAAAATTCCTTCGTTACTTTGAATGCACTTAACGAGTTTGATCCCAAGTATTCCGGTGTTGATTGGAGGCAGAAGTTGGAGACCCAAAGGGGTGCAGTTTTGGCTACTGAGTTgaaaaataatgcaaataagTTGGCTAAATGGACTGCTCAAGCGATTTTAGCCAGTGCTGATTTGATGAAATTGGGATATGTGACAAGAGTGCATCCTAGGGATCATTTTAACCATGTGATATTAGGTGTTGTTGGGTATAAACCAAGAGATTTTGCTTCCCAAATTAATCTGAATACTTCGAATATGTGGGGGATCGTCAAGTCTATTGTAGACTTGTGTATGAAGTTGAATGAAGGGAAATATGTGCTTGTGAAGGATCCATCTAAGCCTCAAGTTAGGATTTATGAGGTTCCAGCTGATGCTTTTGAGAATGATTATGTTGAGGAACCATTGCCAGAAGAAGAACAGGTTCAGCCACCAAGTGAGGATGCTGAAGGTGTGGAGGCTAATGAGACTACAACTGACGATAAAGAGATTGAGGCACAAACTTAG
- the LOC105769972 gene encoding VQ motif-containing protein 4 has product METSPRHTTNPNILASPKSLSPNSSTSSTSSGSNTNPPPPTPPPQQPKPITRSESANPYPTTFVQADTSSFKQVVQMLTGSSETAKLASSTKPTPSPLSDSNPKTHIPPIKSIPKNKQNSGFRLYERRSSLKNLKINPLNPAFGSNNSGFSPRKPEILSPSILDFPSLALSPVTPLIPDPFDRSGSGNYTNCINNNANLDKEAEEKAIKEKGFYLHPSPASTPRDSEPRLLPLFPVTSPRVSGSTS; this is encoded by the coding sequence atggaaaccTCGCCGAGGCACACCACGAATCCCAATATCCTTGCATCTCCGAAAAGTCTCAGTCCCAACAGCAGCACCAGCAGCACAAGCAGCGGCAGCAACACGAACCCGCCACCGCCAACTCCACCGCCTCAACAGCCCAAACCAATCACCAGATCTGAATCCGCCAACCCCTACCCGACGACCTTCGTCCAAGCCGACACTTCTTCTTTCAAGCAAGTCGTCCAGATGCTCACCGGATCCTCCGAGACCGCCAAGCTCGCTTCTTCCACCAAACCCACTCCCTCCCCTCTCTCCGACTCAAACCCCAAAACCCATATCCCTCCGATCAAATCCATCCCCAAAAACAAGCAGAATTCTGGGTTTAGGCTTTACGAGCGAAGGAGCTCCCTCAAGAATCTCAAAATCAACCCCTTGAACCCGGCTTTTGGCTCCAACAATTCCGGGTTTTCGCCTCGTAAACCCGAAATACTCTCCCCTAGCATTCTCGACTTCCCTTCTCTGGCTCTTAGCCCGGTCACTCCTTTGATACCCGACCCCTTTGACCGTTCTGGATCCGGCAATTATACGAattgtataaataataatgCGAATCTAGACAAGGAAGCTGAAGAGAAGGCAATTAAAGAGAAGGGTTTTTATTTGCATCCATCACCGGCATCTACGCCGCGAGATTCGGAGCCTAGGCTTCTCCCTCTTTTTCCAGTTACTTCACCTCGAGTTTCAGGTTCTACTTcttga
- the LOC105768870 gene encoding non-classical arabinogalactan protein 31 — protein sequence MGFAVVVLVVKAVLLVQLSLLLLSTFTVSAPIWPQASPPHYHAVSPVVPPSHPPTHHHHHHPHPHPHPHPHPPTKPPTPTPPPVHPPPKAPVQPPTKPPTSAPPKPPVQPPTKPPTKPPTQPPPKPPTQPPTKPPTKPPTQPPTKPPTHPPSHPPAKPPTSSHVAVQGVVYCKSCKYAGVDTLLGAKPIPRATVRLTCKDAKNELTVQFKTDKNGYFFLQAPITIYNFDLHNCSVSLVSSPLKACSKPSNLNGGLKGAPLKPEKPSTSKKLPYVLYSVGPFAFEPTCHKN from the exons ATGGGGTTTGCTGTAGTAGTACTAGTAGTTAAAGCTGTTTTGCTTGTACAGCTTTCACTGTTGTTACTGAGCACCTTCACTGTCTCTGCTCCCATTTGGCCTCAGGCTTCTCCTCCTCATTACCATGCTGTTTCACCTGTAGTCCCGCCTAGTCACCCACCAACCCACCACCATCACCACCACCCTCACCCTCACCCTCACCCCCATCCTCATCCACCCACTAAGCCCCCAACCCCCACTCCTCCTCCAGTTCATCCACCACCCAAGGCGCCAGTGCAACCACCAACCAAGCCCCCAACTTCTGCTCCACCCAAGCCACCAGTTCAACCTCCAACTAAGCCACCAACCAAACCTCCAACTCAACCCCCGCCTAAACCACCAACTCAGCCCCCGACTAAGCCACCAACCAAGCCTCCAACTCAGCCCCCGACCAAGCCACCAACACACCCACCATCTCATCCTCCGGCCAAGCCACCTACATCGAGTCATGTGGCAGTGCAGGGCGTTGTTTATTGCAAGTCATGCAAGTACGCCGGAGTCGACACCCTTTTGGGAGCTAAACCAATTCCTC GTGCCACCGTAAGGCTAACATGCAAAGACGCTAAAAACGAATTAACGGTCCAGTTCAAGACTGACAAGAATGGTTATTTCTTCCTGCAAGCACCAATTACCATCTACAATTTTGATCTCCACAATTGCAGCGTCTCCCTCGTATCTTCACCATTGAAAGCATGCAGCAAGCCATCTAATCTAAACGGTGGATTGAAGGGCGCCCCCTTGAAGCCTGAGAAACCATCTACTTCAAAGAAGCTCCCATATGTTCTCTACAGCGTTGGGCCCTTCGCTTTCGAACCCACATGTCACAAGAACTAG
- the LOC105768871 gene encoding transcription factor bHLH162 isoform X2, which produces MNDNPNVSSRPDRKVIERNRRTQMKALYSELYSLLPRHSSRESKSLPDQLHEAASYIKKLQINLERMKEKKDSLMSVERLRNTRSRMTGKVPKSPQIQIHEMGSSLVIGLTTESNSRFLFTQTIRVLQEEGAEIVNAGFSVVDDTVFHIINLTIGHESAPDYGGGRRISERLNKFLNDADA; this is translated from the exons ATGAACGACAACCCTAATGTTTCCTCAAGACCAGATAGAAAAGTCATCGAGAGAAACAGGAGAACTCAAATGAAAGCTCTCTATTCCGAGCTCTATTCTCTCTTACCCCGTCACAGCTCTAGG GAATCAAAATCACTGCCTGATCAGCTACATGAAGCTGCAAGCTATATAAAAAAGTTGCAGATAAACTTGGAGAgaatgaaggaaaagaaagataGCTTAATGAGTGTAGAGAGGTTGAGGAACACAAGAAGCAGGATGACCGGCAAAGTGCCGAAATCTCCTCAAATTCAGATTCATGAAATGGGTTCTTCATTGGTGATCGGGTTGACGACAGAGTCCAACAGTCGGTTCCTTTTTACTCAGACAATTCGTGTTCTTCAGGAAGAAGGAGCCGAGATTGTTAATGCCGGTTTCTCCGTTGTTGACGATACCGTGTTCCATATTATAAATCTTACG ATCGGGCATGAATCAGCACCAGATTATGGGGGGGGCAGGAGGATATCAGAGAGATTAAATAAGTTTCTGAATGATGCAGATGCATGA